A window of Platichthys flesus chromosome 23, fPlaFle2.1, whole genome shotgun sequence contains these coding sequences:
- the mybpc1 gene encoding myosin-binding protein C, slow-type isoform X2, with the protein MPEPTKKDEMTNGQPEESVAPESNGAPMPLPEITLEVSPPPEAVAEGQEPVEPTGKMPEPLEPEPLQAVEAQEQSPPENSSNQPPPGGVGVTEQAEAASPSVKEEPSPCSPPQLDDDHEAATTPSPTPQADVHSVKKLSVDLPNDSVHVSAKGRKDSVWSLGEGQNPDELDKPINTPPLSILLIEKPQGGTIPVGADISFVAKVECKDLLRKPTIKWFKGKWMDLASKTGKHLQLKETFDRLTKIHTFEMHIIKAKENYAGNYRCEVTYKDKFDSCSFDLEIKEAEQGSQNIDIRSAFKRSSEGQEDAGELDFSGLLKHREPRQDDTPEVDVWDILKNARPDEYEKIAFMYGITDLRGLLKRMKKIPKEEKKSEAFAKKLEPAYQADKGGKIRLVVDLADPTVDLKWYKNGQEIRPSPKYIFEHKGTQRIMVINNCSMNDDAAYSVAAGDEKCSTELFVKELPVKIVKGIEKVNTTVNERIELECEVSEEGAQVKWMKNGVEVPTGVRSRYRVKSEGTKHFLVIDDASREDTGTYSIMATGGTSEARVQVDLKPLKIFKDLQDITVKLGQPFNMHCEIFPGNVPGRWYRNGQLIQPNDRINIIHKHKVHQLEVATCSLHDAGDYTFVPEGYSQSLSAKIHIIDPPRVHLDSLNLPEQTMTIVAGNKLRLEVPITGEPAPRVVWMKGERVILESGNRVRAETYGDQTSLTIDVTEREDTGNYKIVLQNEAGEATASIKIKVVDIPDPPEAPLVPVVGGDWCSMTWEPPKYDGASPILGYFIERKKKQSSRWMRLNFDLIKELLFEPKKMIEGVPYEVRIFAVNAIGVSKPSEPSKAFTPLAVTSEPTMLVVDDVTDTSVTVKWRPPETIGAAGLDGYLVEYCIEGTDDWVTSNTELTEKTKHTITGLTPGTKILIRVKAINAAGASTPRTLQHSVMVKEVIEPPKIRVPRHLKQTYTRRVGEAVNLVVPFMGKPRPKVLWLKDGKPIEPSHVNIRNTECDSIIFIRKAERSHSGKYEMAVQVDNHVDTAIIDIQIIDLPGPPQSITIEDVWGGNVALVWTPPKDNGNAPIIGYTIQKADKKTMEWFTCIEHYHRSCITITELVVGNEYFFRIYSENMCGLSETATQTKKSALIMKEGLQVKTPEYNDHDFKEAPKFTQPLIHTSAVAGYNATLNCSVRANPRPKVVWMKNKIMIVDDPRYRMFSNQGVCTLEIRKPSPYDGGLYTCKAVNDLGEAQVECKLEVKGGFTFYELMQRGVPLNLIDKYLSEVKVVEQEK; encoded by the exons ATGCCAGAGCCCACAAAGAAAG ATGAGATGACCAACGGCCAGCCAGAAG AAAGTGTTGCCCCAGAAAGTAACGGCGCTCCGATGCCGCTACCTGAGATTACCCTGGAGGTTTCTCCCCCGCCAG AGGCGGTAGCAGAGGGGCAAGAGCCAGTTGAGCCTACTGGGAAGATGCCAGAGCCCCTAGAGCCTGAGCCGTTACAGGCTGTGGAGGCTCAGGAGCAGAGTCCCCCTGAGAACAGCTCAAACCAACCGCCGCCTGGTGGGGTTGGGGTGACAGAGCAAGCAGAGGCCGCAAGCCCGTCTGTAAAGGAAGAGCCGAGCCCTTGCTCCCCCCCACAACTTG ATGACGATCATGAAGCCGCCACTACCCCGTCCCCGACCCCCCAAGCAG ATGTCCATTCAGTCAAGAAACTCTCAGTTGATCTGCCTA ATGATAGCGTCCATGTGTCAGCCAAGGGGAGAAAAGACTCAG TGTGGTCTCTGGGAGAAGGCCAGAACCCGGATGAGCTGGACAAACCCATTAACACCCCGCCGCTCTCCATCCTGCTGATAGAGAAACCTCAAGGTGGCACCATCCCAGTGG GAGCCGACATCAGCTTCGTGGCCAAGGTGGAGTGCAAAGATCTCCTCCGCAAACCCACCATCAAGTGGTTCAAAGGGAAGTGGATGGATCTGGCCAGCAAAACAGGGAAGCACCTGCAGCTGAAAGAGACCTTCGACCGACTCACCAAG ATCCACACATTTGAGATGCACATCATCAAGGCCAAAGAGAACTATGCCGGGAATTACAGGTGCGAGGTCACCTACAAGGACAAGTTTGACAGCTGTTCCTTTGACCTGGAAATTAAAG AAGCTGAGCAGGGCTCACAGAATATTGATATCCGATCAGCTTTCAAAAGAAG CAGTGAAGGACAAGAGGATGCAGGCGAGCTTGACTTTAGTGGTCTCCTTAAACATAG GGAGCCGAGACAGGACGACACCCCAGAGGTGGACGTGTGGGATATCCTGAAGAACGCCCGGCCCGACGAGTACGAGAAGATCGCCTTCATGTACGGCATCACAGATCTGAGGGGTCTgctgaagaggatgaagaagatcccgaaagaggagaagaagagcgaAG cTTTTGCAAAAAAGCTGGAGCCGGCATACCAGGCGGACAAAGGTGGGAAGATCCGCCTGGTGGTCGACCTCGCCGACCCCACTGTTGATCTGAAGTGGTACAAGAACGGACAGGAGATCAGGCCCTCTCCCAA GTATATTTTTGAGCATAAGGGAACACAGAGGATTATGGTCATCAACAACTGCAGCATGAACGACGACGCAGCCTAttctgtggctgcaggagacGAGAAGTGCTCCACCGAGCTGTTTGTCAAAG AGTTGCCAGTTAAGATAGTTAAAGGTATTGAGAAGGTGAATACGACAGTGAATGAGAGGATCGAGCTGGAGTGTGAGGTGTCAGAGGAAGGTGCTCAGGTCAAATG GATGAAGAACGGTGTTGAGGTTCCCACAGGAGTGCGTTCCAGATACCGAGTCAAGTCCGAGGGAACCAAACACTTCTTGGTGATCGACGACGCCTCCAGAGAGGACACTGGGACATACTCCATTATGGCCACTGGGGGCACATCTGAGGCTCGTGTACAAGTCGACT TGAAACCACTGAAGATCTTCAAGGACCTGCAGGATATCACAGTGAAGCTGGGTCAACCATTCAACATGCACTGTGAGATCTTCCCTGGCAACGTCCCAGGCCGCTGGTACAGGAATGGACAGCTGATCCAGCCCAATGACCGCATCAACATCATCCACAAACATAA GGTCCACCAACTTGAAGTTGCGACTTGCTCTCTCCATGATGCAGGAGATTACACTTTTGTACCTGAGGGATATTCACAGAGCCTCTCTGCCAAAATTCACATCATTG ACCCTCCCAGAGTGCACTTGGACAGCCTGAACTTACCGGAACAAACCATGACGATTGTGGCAGGGAACAAACTTCGCTTGGAGGTCCCCATCACTGGAGAACCAGCGCCCAGAGTGGTGTGGATGAAGGGAGAGCGG GTCATTCTGGAGTCAGGCAACCGTGTCCGAGCTGAAACGTACGGCGATCAGACCAGCCTTACAATCGAcgtcacagagagggaggacacaGGGAACTACAAGATCGTCCTGCAGAATGAGGCCGGCGAGGCCACGGCCAGCATCAAGATCAAGGTTGTAG ACATTCCTGACCCTCCGGAGGCTCCCTTGGTTCCAGTGGTTGGGGGGGATTGGTGCTCTATGACATGGGAACCACCGAAATATGACGGGGCTTCGCCAATATTAG GCTACTTCAtcgagaggaagaagaaacagagcTCCAGATGGATGAGACTGAACTTCGACCTGATCAAAGAACTATTATTCGAACCCAAGAAGATGATTGAAGGCGTGCCGTATGAAGTGCGGATCTTTGCGGTCAATGCCATCGGCGTGTCCAAGCCCAGCGAACCATCCAAAGCCTTCACTCCCCTCG CTGTGACCAGTGAGCCCACCATGCTGGTTGTGGACGATGTGACGGACACCTCAGTAACTGTAAAGTGGCGTCCTCCTGAGACCATCGGAGCTGCCGGTCTGGATGGATACTTGGTGGAGTACTGCATAGAAGGAA CTGATGATTGGGTGACATCCAACACTGAGCTGACAGAGAAAACGAAGCATACCATCACTGGACTCACTCCAGGCACCAAAATCTTAATTCGAGTCAAAGCCATCAATGCTGCAGGTGCGAGCACTCCCCGGACCCTCCAGCACTCCGTCATGGTCAAAGAGGTCATTG aaCCGCCCAAGATCCGGGTCCCCCGCCACTTGAAGCAAACGTACACTCGTAGAGTCGGGGAAGCGGTCAACCTCGTGGTGCCATTTATG GGCAAACCCAGGCCAAAGGTCCTGTGGTTGAAGGACGGGAAGCCCATAGAGCCTTCCCACGTCAACATCCGCAACACAGAGTGCGACAGCATCATCTTCATCCGTAAGGCAGAGCGCAGCCACTCTGGGAAGTACGAGATGGCAGTGCAGGTTGATAACCACGTGGACACAGCCATTATTGACATACAAATCATAG ACCTTCCTGGACCTCCTCAGTCCATCACAATTGAAGATGTATGGGGAGGGAATGTGGCTCTGGTGTGGACTCCCCCAAAAGACAATGGCAATGCCCCAATCATTGGCTACACTATTCAAAAAGCAGACAAGAAGACAATG GAGTGGTTCACGTGCATCGAGCACTACCATCGCAGCTGCATCACCATCACAGAGCTGGTGGTCGGGAACGAGTACTTCTTCAGGATCTACTCAGAGAATATGTGTGGCCTGAGCGAGACCGCCACCCAAACCAAAAAGAGCGCCCTCATCATGAAAGAAG GCTTGCAGGTGAAGACGCCCGAGTACAACGACCACGACTTCAAGGAGGCGCCAAAGTTCACGCAGCCGCTGATCCACACTTCTGCCGTCGCGGGCTACAATGCTACTCTGAACTGTAGTGTCCGAGCCAACCCAAGG CCCAAAGTCGTCTGGATGAAGAATAAGATCATGATTGTCGACGATCCGCGCTACCGCATGTTTAGCAACCAGGGAGTATGTACCCTGGAGATCAGAAAGCCCAGCCCCTATGACGGTGGCCTGTACACCTGCAAGGCCGTCAACGACCTGGGAGAGGCCCAAGTGGAGTGCaagctggaggtcaaag GGGGCTTCACCTTCTACGAACTCATGCAACGCGGCGTGCCCCTCAACCTGATTGACAAGTACCTGAGTGAGGTGAAGGTTGTCGAGCAGgagaagtaa
- the mybpc1 gene encoding myosin-binding protein C, slow-type isoform X4 encodes MPEPTKKDEMTNGQPEESVAPESNGAPMPLPEITLEVSPPPDDDHEAATTPSPTPQAEDVHSVKKLSVDLPNDSVHVSAKGRKDSVWSLGEGQNPDELDKPINTPPLSILLIEKPQGGTIPVGADISFVAKVECKDLLRKPTIKWFKGKWMDLASKTGKHLQLKETFDRLTKIHTFEMHIIKAKENYAGNYRCEVTYKDKFDSCSFDLEIKEAEQGSQNIDIRSAFKRSSEGQEDAGELDFSGLLKHREPRQDDTPEVDVWDILKNARPDEYEKIAFMYGITDLRGLLKRMKKIPKEEKKSEAFAKKLEPAYQADKGGKIRLVVDLADPTVDLKWYKNGQEIRPSPKYIFEHKGTQRIMVINNCSMNDDAAYSVAAGDEKCSTELFVKELPVKIVKGIEKVNTTVNERIELECEVSEEGAQVKWMKNGVEVPTGVRSRYRVKSEGTKHFLVIDDASREDTGTYSIMATGGTSEARVQVDLKPLKIFKDLQDITVKLGQPFNMHCEIFPGNVPGRWYRNGQLIQPNDRINIIHKHKVHQLEVATCSLHDAGDYTFVPEGYSQSLSAKIHIIDPPRVHLDSLNLPEQTMTIVAGNKLRLEVPITGEPAPRVVWMKGERVILESGNRVRAETYGDQTSLTIDVTEREDTGNYKIVLQNEAGEATASIKIKVVDIPDPPEAPLVPVVGGDWCSMTWEPPKYDGASPILGYFIERKKKQSSRWMRLNFDLIKELLFEPKKMIEGVPYEVRIFAVNAIGVSKPSEPSKAFTPLAVTSEPTMLVVDDVTDTSVTVKWRPPETIGAAGLDGYLVEYCIEGTDDWVTSNTELTEKTKHTITGLTPGTKILIRVKAINAAGASTPRTLQHSVMVKEVIEPPKIRVPRHLKQTYTRRVGEAVNLVVPFMGKPRPKVLWLKDGKPIEPSHVNIRNTECDSIIFIRKAERSHSGKYEMAVQVDNHVDTAIIDIQIIDLPGPPQSITIEDVWGGNVALVWTPPKDNGNAPIIGYTIQKADKKTMEWFTCIEHYHRSCITITELVVGNEYFFRIYSENMCGLSETATQTKKSALIMKEGLQVKTPEYNDHDFKEAPKFTQPLIHTSAVAGYNATLNCSVRANPRPKVVWMKNKIMIVDDPRYRMFSNQGVCTLEIRKPSPYDGGLYTCKAVNDLGEAQVECKLEVKGGFTFYELMQRGVPLNLIDKYLSEVKVVEQEK; translated from the exons ATGCCAGAGCCCACAAAGAAAG ATGAGATGACCAACGGCCAGCCAGAAG AAAGTGTTGCCCCAGAAAGTAACGGCGCTCCGATGCCGCTACCTGAGATTACCCTGGAGGTTTCTCCCCCGCCAG ATGACGATCATGAAGCCGCCACTACCCCGTCCCCGACCCCCCAAGCAG AAGATGTCCATTCAGTCAAGAAACTCTCAGTTGATCTGCCTA ATGATAGCGTCCATGTGTCAGCCAAGGGGAGAAAAGACTCAG TGTGGTCTCTGGGAGAAGGCCAGAACCCGGATGAGCTGGACAAACCCATTAACACCCCGCCGCTCTCCATCCTGCTGATAGAGAAACCTCAAGGTGGCACCATCCCAGTGG GAGCCGACATCAGCTTCGTGGCCAAGGTGGAGTGCAAAGATCTCCTCCGCAAACCCACCATCAAGTGGTTCAAAGGGAAGTGGATGGATCTGGCCAGCAAAACAGGGAAGCACCTGCAGCTGAAAGAGACCTTCGACCGACTCACCAAG ATCCACACATTTGAGATGCACATCATCAAGGCCAAAGAGAACTATGCCGGGAATTACAGGTGCGAGGTCACCTACAAGGACAAGTTTGACAGCTGTTCCTTTGACCTGGAAATTAAAG AAGCTGAGCAGGGCTCACAGAATATTGATATCCGATCAGCTTTCAAAAGAAG CAGTGAAGGACAAGAGGATGCAGGCGAGCTTGACTTTAGTGGTCTCCTTAAACATAG GGAGCCGAGACAGGACGACACCCCAGAGGTGGACGTGTGGGATATCCTGAAGAACGCCCGGCCCGACGAGTACGAGAAGATCGCCTTCATGTACGGCATCACAGATCTGAGGGGTCTgctgaagaggatgaagaagatcccgaaagaggagaagaagagcgaAG cTTTTGCAAAAAAGCTGGAGCCGGCATACCAGGCGGACAAAGGTGGGAAGATCCGCCTGGTGGTCGACCTCGCCGACCCCACTGTTGATCTGAAGTGGTACAAGAACGGACAGGAGATCAGGCCCTCTCCCAA GTATATTTTTGAGCATAAGGGAACACAGAGGATTATGGTCATCAACAACTGCAGCATGAACGACGACGCAGCCTAttctgtggctgcaggagacGAGAAGTGCTCCACCGAGCTGTTTGTCAAAG AGTTGCCAGTTAAGATAGTTAAAGGTATTGAGAAGGTGAATACGACAGTGAATGAGAGGATCGAGCTGGAGTGTGAGGTGTCAGAGGAAGGTGCTCAGGTCAAATG GATGAAGAACGGTGTTGAGGTTCCCACAGGAGTGCGTTCCAGATACCGAGTCAAGTCCGAGGGAACCAAACACTTCTTGGTGATCGACGACGCCTCCAGAGAGGACACTGGGACATACTCCATTATGGCCACTGGGGGCACATCTGAGGCTCGTGTACAAGTCGACT TGAAACCACTGAAGATCTTCAAGGACCTGCAGGATATCACAGTGAAGCTGGGTCAACCATTCAACATGCACTGTGAGATCTTCCCTGGCAACGTCCCAGGCCGCTGGTACAGGAATGGACAGCTGATCCAGCCCAATGACCGCATCAACATCATCCACAAACATAA GGTCCACCAACTTGAAGTTGCGACTTGCTCTCTCCATGATGCAGGAGATTACACTTTTGTACCTGAGGGATATTCACAGAGCCTCTCTGCCAAAATTCACATCATTG ACCCTCCCAGAGTGCACTTGGACAGCCTGAACTTACCGGAACAAACCATGACGATTGTGGCAGGGAACAAACTTCGCTTGGAGGTCCCCATCACTGGAGAACCAGCGCCCAGAGTGGTGTGGATGAAGGGAGAGCGG GTCATTCTGGAGTCAGGCAACCGTGTCCGAGCTGAAACGTACGGCGATCAGACCAGCCTTACAATCGAcgtcacagagagggaggacacaGGGAACTACAAGATCGTCCTGCAGAATGAGGCCGGCGAGGCCACGGCCAGCATCAAGATCAAGGTTGTAG ACATTCCTGACCCTCCGGAGGCTCCCTTGGTTCCAGTGGTTGGGGGGGATTGGTGCTCTATGACATGGGAACCACCGAAATATGACGGGGCTTCGCCAATATTAG GCTACTTCAtcgagaggaagaagaaacagagcTCCAGATGGATGAGACTGAACTTCGACCTGATCAAAGAACTATTATTCGAACCCAAGAAGATGATTGAAGGCGTGCCGTATGAAGTGCGGATCTTTGCGGTCAATGCCATCGGCGTGTCCAAGCCCAGCGAACCATCCAAAGCCTTCACTCCCCTCG CTGTGACCAGTGAGCCCACCATGCTGGTTGTGGACGATGTGACGGACACCTCAGTAACTGTAAAGTGGCGTCCTCCTGAGACCATCGGAGCTGCCGGTCTGGATGGATACTTGGTGGAGTACTGCATAGAAGGAA CTGATGATTGGGTGACATCCAACACTGAGCTGACAGAGAAAACGAAGCATACCATCACTGGACTCACTCCAGGCACCAAAATCTTAATTCGAGTCAAAGCCATCAATGCTGCAGGTGCGAGCACTCCCCGGACCCTCCAGCACTCCGTCATGGTCAAAGAGGTCATTG aaCCGCCCAAGATCCGGGTCCCCCGCCACTTGAAGCAAACGTACACTCGTAGAGTCGGGGAAGCGGTCAACCTCGTGGTGCCATTTATG GGCAAACCCAGGCCAAAGGTCCTGTGGTTGAAGGACGGGAAGCCCATAGAGCCTTCCCACGTCAACATCCGCAACACAGAGTGCGACAGCATCATCTTCATCCGTAAGGCAGAGCGCAGCCACTCTGGGAAGTACGAGATGGCAGTGCAGGTTGATAACCACGTGGACACAGCCATTATTGACATACAAATCATAG ACCTTCCTGGACCTCCTCAGTCCATCACAATTGAAGATGTATGGGGAGGGAATGTGGCTCTGGTGTGGACTCCCCCAAAAGACAATGGCAATGCCCCAATCATTGGCTACACTATTCAAAAAGCAGACAAGAAGACAATG GAGTGGTTCACGTGCATCGAGCACTACCATCGCAGCTGCATCACCATCACAGAGCTGGTGGTCGGGAACGAGTACTTCTTCAGGATCTACTCAGAGAATATGTGTGGCCTGAGCGAGACCGCCACCCAAACCAAAAAGAGCGCCCTCATCATGAAAGAAG GCTTGCAGGTGAAGACGCCCGAGTACAACGACCACGACTTCAAGGAGGCGCCAAAGTTCACGCAGCCGCTGATCCACACTTCTGCCGTCGCGGGCTACAATGCTACTCTGAACTGTAGTGTCCGAGCCAACCCAAGG CCCAAAGTCGTCTGGATGAAGAATAAGATCATGATTGTCGACGATCCGCGCTACCGCATGTTTAGCAACCAGGGAGTATGTACCCTGGAGATCAGAAAGCCCAGCCCCTATGACGGTGGCCTGTACACCTGCAAGGCCGTCAACGACCTGGGAGAGGCCCAAGTGGAGTGCaagctggaggtcaaag GGGGCTTCACCTTCTACGAACTCATGCAACGCGGCGTGCCCCTCAACCTGATTGACAAGTACCTGAGTGAGGTGAAGGTTGTCGAGCAGgagaagtaa
- the mybpc1 gene encoding myosin-binding protein C, slow-type isoform X5 — protein sequence MPEPTKKDEMTNGQPEESVAPESNGAPMPLPEITLEVSPPPDDDHEAATTPSPTPQADVHSVKKLSVDLPNDSVHVSAKGRKDSVWSLGEGQNPDELDKPINTPPLSILLIEKPQGGTIPVGADISFVAKVECKDLLRKPTIKWFKGKWMDLASKTGKHLQLKETFDRLTKIHTFEMHIIKAKENYAGNYRCEVTYKDKFDSCSFDLEIKEAEQGSQNIDIRSAFKRSSEGQEDAGELDFSGLLKHREPRQDDTPEVDVWDILKNARPDEYEKIAFMYGITDLRGLLKRMKKIPKEEKKSEAFAKKLEPAYQADKGGKIRLVVDLADPTVDLKWYKNGQEIRPSPKYIFEHKGTQRIMVINNCSMNDDAAYSVAAGDEKCSTELFVKELPVKIVKGIEKVNTTVNERIELECEVSEEGAQVKWMKNGVEVPTGVRSRYRVKSEGTKHFLVIDDASREDTGTYSIMATGGTSEARVQVDLKPLKIFKDLQDITVKLGQPFNMHCEIFPGNVPGRWYRNGQLIQPNDRINIIHKHKVHQLEVATCSLHDAGDYTFVPEGYSQSLSAKIHIIDPPRVHLDSLNLPEQTMTIVAGNKLRLEVPITGEPAPRVVWMKGERVILESGNRVRAETYGDQTSLTIDVTEREDTGNYKIVLQNEAGEATASIKIKVVDIPDPPEAPLVPVVGGDWCSMTWEPPKYDGASPILGYFIERKKKQSSRWMRLNFDLIKELLFEPKKMIEGVPYEVRIFAVNAIGVSKPSEPSKAFTPLAVTSEPTMLVVDDVTDTSVTVKWRPPETIGAAGLDGYLVEYCIEGTDDWVTSNTELTEKTKHTITGLTPGTKILIRVKAINAAGASTPRTLQHSVMVKEVIEPPKIRVPRHLKQTYTRRVGEAVNLVVPFMGKPRPKVLWLKDGKPIEPSHVNIRNTECDSIIFIRKAERSHSGKYEMAVQVDNHVDTAIIDIQIIDLPGPPQSITIEDVWGGNVALVWTPPKDNGNAPIIGYTIQKADKKTMEWFTCIEHYHRSCITITELVVGNEYFFRIYSENMCGLSETATQTKKSALIMKEGLQVKTPEYNDHDFKEAPKFTQPLIHTSAVAGYNATLNCSVRANPRPKVVWMKNKIMIVDDPRYRMFSNQGVCTLEIRKPSPYDGGLYTCKAVNDLGEAQVECKLEVKGGFTFYELMQRGVPLNLIDKYLSEVKVVEQEK from the exons ATGCCAGAGCCCACAAAGAAAG ATGAGATGACCAACGGCCAGCCAGAAG AAAGTGTTGCCCCAGAAAGTAACGGCGCTCCGATGCCGCTACCTGAGATTACCCTGGAGGTTTCTCCCCCGCCAG ATGACGATCATGAAGCCGCCACTACCCCGTCCCCGACCCCCCAAGCAG ATGTCCATTCAGTCAAGAAACTCTCAGTTGATCTGCCTA ATGATAGCGTCCATGTGTCAGCCAAGGGGAGAAAAGACTCAG TGTGGTCTCTGGGAGAAGGCCAGAACCCGGATGAGCTGGACAAACCCATTAACACCCCGCCGCTCTCCATCCTGCTGATAGAGAAACCTCAAGGTGGCACCATCCCAGTGG GAGCCGACATCAGCTTCGTGGCCAAGGTGGAGTGCAAAGATCTCCTCCGCAAACCCACCATCAAGTGGTTCAAAGGGAAGTGGATGGATCTGGCCAGCAAAACAGGGAAGCACCTGCAGCTGAAAGAGACCTTCGACCGACTCACCAAG ATCCACACATTTGAGATGCACATCATCAAGGCCAAAGAGAACTATGCCGGGAATTACAGGTGCGAGGTCACCTACAAGGACAAGTTTGACAGCTGTTCCTTTGACCTGGAAATTAAAG AAGCTGAGCAGGGCTCACAGAATATTGATATCCGATCAGCTTTCAAAAGAAG CAGTGAAGGACAAGAGGATGCAGGCGAGCTTGACTTTAGTGGTCTCCTTAAACATAG GGAGCCGAGACAGGACGACACCCCAGAGGTGGACGTGTGGGATATCCTGAAGAACGCCCGGCCCGACGAGTACGAGAAGATCGCCTTCATGTACGGCATCACAGATCTGAGGGGTCTgctgaagaggatgaagaagatcccgaaagaggagaagaagagcgaAG cTTTTGCAAAAAAGCTGGAGCCGGCATACCAGGCGGACAAAGGTGGGAAGATCCGCCTGGTGGTCGACCTCGCCGACCCCACTGTTGATCTGAAGTGGTACAAGAACGGACAGGAGATCAGGCCCTCTCCCAA GTATATTTTTGAGCATAAGGGAACACAGAGGATTATGGTCATCAACAACTGCAGCATGAACGACGACGCAGCCTAttctgtggctgcaggagacGAGAAGTGCTCCACCGAGCTGTTTGTCAAAG AGTTGCCAGTTAAGATAGTTAAAGGTATTGAGAAGGTGAATACGACAGTGAATGAGAGGATCGAGCTGGAGTGTGAGGTGTCAGAGGAAGGTGCTCAGGTCAAATG GATGAAGAACGGTGTTGAGGTTCCCACAGGAGTGCGTTCCAGATACCGAGTCAAGTCCGAGGGAACCAAACACTTCTTGGTGATCGACGACGCCTCCAGAGAGGACACTGGGACATACTCCATTATGGCCACTGGGGGCACATCTGAGGCTCGTGTACAAGTCGACT TGAAACCACTGAAGATCTTCAAGGACCTGCAGGATATCACAGTGAAGCTGGGTCAACCATTCAACATGCACTGTGAGATCTTCCCTGGCAACGTCCCAGGCCGCTGGTACAGGAATGGACAGCTGATCCAGCCCAATGACCGCATCAACATCATCCACAAACATAA GGTCCACCAACTTGAAGTTGCGACTTGCTCTCTCCATGATGCAGGAGATTACACTTTTGTACCTGAGGGATATTCACAGAGCCTCTCTGCCAAAATTCACATCATTG ACCCTCCCAGAGTGCACTTGGACAGCCTGAACTTACCGGAACAAACCATGACGATTGTGGCAGGGAACAAACTTCGCTTGGAGGTCCCCATCACTGGAGAACCAGCGCCCAGAGTGGTGTGGATGAAGGGAGAGCGG GTCATTCTGGAGTCAGGCAACCGTGTCCGAGCTGAAACGTACGGCGATCAGACCAGCCTTACAATCGAcgtcacagagagggaggacacaGGGAACTACAAGATCGTCCTGCAGAATGAGGCCGGCGAGGCCACGGCCAGCATCAAGATCAAGGTTGTAG ACATTCCTGACCCTCCGGAGGCTCCCTTGGTTCCAGTGGTTGGGGGGGATTGGTGCTCTATGACATGGGAACCACCGAAATATGACGGGGCTTCGCCAATATTAG GCTACTTCAtcgagaggaagaagaaacagagcTCCAGATGGATGAGACTGAACTTCGACCTGATCAAAGAACTATTATTCGAACCCAAGAAGATGATTGAAGGCGTGCCGTATGAAGTGCGGATCTTTGCGGTCAATGCCATCGGCGTGTCCAAGCCCAGCGAACCATCCAAAGCCTTCACTCCCCTCG CTGTGACCAGTGAGCCCACCATGCTGGTTGTGGACGATGTGACGGACACCTCAGTAACTGTAAAGTGGCGTCCTCCTGAGACCATCGGAGCTGCCGGTCTGGATGGATACTTGGTGGAGTACTGCATAGAAGGAA CTGATGATTGGGTGACATCCAACACTGAGCTGACAGAGAAAACGAAGCATACCATCACTGGACTCACTCCAGGCACCAAAATCTTAATTCGAGTCAAAGCCATCAATGCTGCAGGTGCGAGCACTCCCCGGACCCTCCAGCACTCCGTCATGGTCAAAGAGGTCATTG aaCCGCCCAAGATCCGGGTCCCCCGCCACTTGAAGCAAACGTACACTCGTAGAGTCGGGGAAGCGGTCAACCTCGTGGTGCCATTTATG GGCAAACCCAGGCCAAAGGTCCTGTGGTTGAAGGACGGGAAGCCCATAGAGCCTTCCCACGTCAACATCCGCAACACAGAGTGCGACAGCATCATCTTCATCCGTAAGGCAGAGCGCAGCCACTCTGGGAAGTACGAGATGGCAGTGCAGGTTGATAACCACGTGGACACAGCCATTATTGACATACAAATCATAG ACCTTCCTGGACCTCCTCAGTCCATCACAATTGAAGATGTATGGGGAGGGAATGTGGCTCTGGTGTGGACTCCCCCAAAAGACAATGGCAATGCCCCAATCATTGGCTACACTATTCAAAAAGCAGACAAGAAGACAATG GAGTGGTTCACGTGCATCGAGCACTACCATCGCAGCTGCATCACCATCACAGAGCTGGTGGTCGGGAACGAGTACTTCTTCAGGATCTACTCAGAGAATATGTGTGGCCTGAGCGAGACCGCCACCCAAACCAAAAAGAGCGCCCTCATCATGAAAGAAG GCTTGCAGGTGAAGACGCCCGAGTACAACGACCACGACTTCAAGGAGGCGCCAAAGTTCACGCAGCCGCTGATCCACACTTCTGCCGTCGCGGGCTACAATGCTACTCTGAACTGTAGTGTCCGAGCCAACCCAAGG CCCAAAGTCGTCTGGATGAAGAATAAGATCATGATTGTCGACGATCCGCGCTACCGCATGTTTAGCAACCAGGGAGTATGTACCCTGGAGATCAGAAAGCCCAGCCCCTATGACGGTGGCCTGTACACCTGCAAGGCCGTCAACGACCTGGGAGAGGCCCAAGTGGAGTGCaagctggaggtcaaag GGGGCTTCACCTTCTACGAACTCATGCAACGCGGCGTGCCCCTCAACCTGATTGACAAGTACCTGAGTGAGGTGAAGGTTGTCGAGCAGgagaagtaa